A single window of Macadamia integrifolia cultivar HAES 741 unplaced genomic scaffold, SCU_Mint_v3 scaffold2426, whole genome shotgun sequence DNA harbors:
- the LOC122066515 gene encoding homeobox-leucine zipper protein ATHB-6-like: NRQARWKTKQLERDYGVLKFKYEYLKLNFDSIQQDKESLLAKIKELEPKLEEDNIESNALAAKEDILISESVDNKVTEQQSQISTAAAELGGSETLELNQDCCNNTTYGSSHSYSTTILNEDNSPNAVISSSGVFQQHQLMMSRASSSLRFNISSRSSLSPTSLNSFQFSDLRLISSTS; this comes from the exons AATCGTCAAGCAAGGTGGAAGACCAAGCAATTGGAGAGAGATTACGgggttttgaaatttaaatatgAATACCTGAAGCTCAATTTCGATTCCATCCAACAAGACAAAGAATCTCTACTTGCGAAG ATCAAGGAGCTGGAACCGAAGCTTGAAGAAGACAACATAGAGAGTAATGCCTTAGCAGCTAAAGAAGATATTCTGATTTCAGAATCTGTCGATAACAAAGTTACCGAACAACAGAGCCAGATCTCTACCGCTGCTGCCGAGCTAGGGGGATCTGAGACACTGGAACTAAATCAAGATTGTTGCAACAATACTACTTATGGATCTTCTCACAGCTATTCAACTACGATCTTAAATGAAGACAACAGCCCAAATGCTGTAATTTCATCATCCGGGGTGTTTCAGCAACATCAGTTGATGATGTCTCGGGCTTCGAGTTCTCTGAGATTCAACATCTCTTCAAGATCTTCTTTGTCACCCACTTCCCTTAACTCCTTTCAGTTCTCAGATTTGAGATTGATTTCATCTACTTCTTAG